The following coding sequences are from one Coffea arabica cultivar ET-39 chromosome 11e, Coffea Arabica ET-39 HiFi, whole genome shotgun sequence window:
- the LOC113718632 gene encoding UDP-glucosyltransferase 29-like: protein MENHATFNVLMLPWLAHGHVSPYLELAKKLTARNFNVYLCSSPATLSSVRSKLTEKFSQSIHLVELHLPKLPELPAEYHTTNGLPPHLMPTLKDAFDMAEPNFCNVLKSLKPDLLIYDLLQPWAPEAASAFNIPAVVFISSSATMTSFGLHFFKNPGTKYPYGNTIFYRDYESVFVENLKRRDRDTYRVVNCMERSSKIILIKGFKEIEGKYFDYFSCLTGKKVVPVGPLVQDPVLDDEDCRIMQWLNKKEKGSTVFVSFGSEYFLSKEDMEEIAHGLELSNVDFIWVVRFPKGENIVIEETLPKGFFERVGERGLVVNGWAPQAKILTHPNVGGFVSHCGWNSVMESMKFGLPIIAMPMHLDQPINARLIEEVGAGVEVLRDSKGKLHRERMAETINKVTKEASGESVRKKARELQEKLELKGDEEIDDVVKELVQLCATKNKRNGLHYN from the coding sequence ATGGAAAATCATGCAACTTTCAACGTTCTCATGCTCCCATGGCTGGCTCATGGACATGTCTCTCCTTACTTGGAACTAGCCAAGAAACTCACCGCCAGAAACTTCAATGTTTACCTGTGCTCTTCCCCGGCTACCCTCAGTTCTGTGAgatcaaaattgactgaaaagTTTTCTCAGTCAATTCATCTTGTTGAACTCCATCTTCCCAAGTTGCCAGAACTTCCTGCTGAGTATCATACCACCAACGGCCTCCCACCCCATCTGATGCCCACCCTCAAGGACGCTTTTGACATGGCTGAACCAAACTTTTGCAACGTGTTGAAAAGTTTGAAGCCTGACTTGCTTATTTACGATCTTCTTCAGCCATGGGCTCCAGAGGCTGCCTCAGCCTTTAATATCCCGGCTGTTGTGTTTATCAGCAGTAGCGCCACCATGACTTCTTTTGGGCTGCACTTCTTCAAGAATCCAGGTACGAAGTACCCTTATGGTAACACAATCTTTTATCGCGATTATGAATCCGTTTTTGTTGAGAACTTGAAAAGGCGTGACCGTGATACATATCGCGTTGTTAATTGCATGGAGCGATCTTCTAAGATTATTCTGATCAAGGGTTTTAAGGAGATTGAAGGGAAATATTTCGATTATTTTTCTTGCTTAACTGGCAAGAAAGTTGTACCCGTTGGCCCTCTTGTCCAAGACCCTGTACTAGACGATGAAGATTGTAGAATTATGCAATGgctaaacaaaaaagaaaagggttcAACCGTTTTTGTTTCCTTTGGGAGTGAGTATTTTCTCTCGAAGGAAGATATGGAAGAGATTGCCCACGGTTTAGAGCTTAGCAATGTAGATTTTATATGGGTAGTGAGGTTTCCTAAAGGAGAAAACATTGTGATTGAAGAAACTTTGCCAAAAGGATTTTTCGAGAGGGTTGGGGAGAGGGGACTCGTTGTCAATGGATGGGCTCCGCAAGCAAAAATTTTGACCCATCCTAACGTTGGTGGCTTCGTGAGTCATTGTGGTTGGAATTCTGTGATGGAGAGCATGAAATTTGGCTTGCCAATCATAGCCATGCCTATGCACCTTGACCAACCTATTAATGCTCGATTGATTGAAGAAGTTGGCGCAGGGGTGGAGGTTTTGAGAGACTCGAAGGGAAAGCTTCACAGGGAAAGAATGGCAGAAACAATTAACAAAGTCACGAAGGAGGCAAGTGGAGAATCCGTGAGGAAAAAGGCGAGAGAGTTGCAAGAGAAATTGGAGTTGAAAGGAGACGAAGAGATCGATGATGTCGTGAAGGAGCTGGTTCAACTCTGTGCAACAAAGAATAAGAGAAATGGTTTGCACTACAATTAG
- the LOC113717811 gene encoding RING-H2 finger protein ATL46-like — MPWIQSGSKISPAILFIIVILAVVFFISGLLHLLVRFLMRRRSSQNSQSNGYPDLSGSEAYQRQLQQLFHLHDSGLDQAFIDALPVFLYKDIMGLKEPFDCAVCLCEFSEQDKLRLLPLCSHAFHIDCIDTWLLSNSTCPLCRGTLFSPEFSVENPVFEFDESRDEDWVVSGNVGVAVPCGPKPSEAENSINEKRVFSVRLGKFRNTSPNDCARGEDIEVGETSNSNLDARRCFSMGSFQYVVADSELQVSLCHKRPRGNGLDPRLQKAKEKGGQNGNSLNDEDIEGKKINMRSKGESFSVSKVWLWSNSNKGKFQNSTENQISSSINVSLPWTARTHKSIARCP, encoded by the coding sequence ATGCCTTGGATTCAATCTGGAAGTAAGATTAGTCCTGCAATTCTTTTCATTATTGTGATATTAGCAGTTGTATTTTTCATCTCTGGTCTGCTGCACTTGCTTGTAAGGTTCCTCATGAGGAGGAGGTCATCACAAAATTCTCAATCTAATGGATATCCTGATTTGTCTGGTTCTGAAGCTTACCAGAGACAGTTACAACAGCTATTCCATCTTCATGATTCAGGTCTAGATCAAGCCTTTATTGATGCTTTACCAGTTTTTCTTTACAAAGATATAATGGGCTTAAAAGAGCCGTTTGATTGCGCTGTTTGCCTCTGCGAGTTCTCAGAGCAAGATAAGTTAAGGTTGTTACCACTATGTAGCCATGCTTTCCATATAGATTGTATAGACACATGGTTATTGTCAAATTCAACTTGCCCACTTTGCAGAGGGACCCTTTTCAGCCCTGAATTTTCCGTTGAAAATCCAGTTTTTGAGTTTGATGAATCAAGAGATGAAGACTGGGTGGTTTCAGGGAACGTAGGCGTTGCTGTTCCTTGTGGTCCTAAGCCATCTGAGGCTGAAAATAGTATTAATGAAAAGAGGGTGTTTTCAGTTAGGCTTGGCAAATTTAGGAACACAAGCCCAAACGATTGTGCAAGAGGTGAAGATATTGAAGTGGGAGAGACTAGTAACAGTAATTTGGATGCAAGAAGATGTTTTTCAATGGGTTCTTTCCAGTATGTAGTTGCTGACTCAGAATTGCAAGTTTCTTTGTGTCACAAGAGACCTAGAGGTAATGGTCTTGATCCGAGGCTACAGAAAGCCAAGGAGAAAGGTGGACAGAATGGGAATTCCTTGAATGATGAGGATATCGAAGGGAAGAAGATAAACATGAGAAGTAAAGGTGAAAGCTTTTCTGTTTCCAAGGTCTGGCTGTGGTCCAACTCCAACAAAGGGAAATTCCAAAATTCTACAGAGAACCAGATTTCCAGTTCAATTAATGTAAGTTTGCCATGGACTGCCAGAACTCACAAGTCTATAGCAAGATGCCCTTAG
- the LOC113718778 gene encoding protein RICE SALT SENSITIVE 3-like → MEEQLSSLAVTHLLQHTLRSLCIHENSQWVYAVFWRILPRNYPPPKWDGQGGVYDRSRGNRRNWILVWEDGFCNFAASTTEINTGECPSSSVYGNCEYQHYQGLQPELFFKMSHEIYNYGEGLIGKVAADHSHKWIYKEPNDQEINFLSAWHNSADSHPRTWEAQFQSGIKTIALIAVREGVIQLGAVHKVVEDLSYVVLLRKKFGYIESIPGVLLPHPSSAAYPFKIDGYGATEGWHFQGNLAPHAEYYDHLHQPMKITPSMSSLEALLSKLPSVVVPASSPPMPAYNGEAPPQYLMMNKPMELMGTEKVAKEEFEEDKQEKDAGESSSSMSSYHHHFGYHQDLNVTEAMHNHGYQ, encoded by the exons ATGGAAGAACAACTCAGCTCATTAGCTGTTACTCATCTTCTTCAACACACTCTAAGAAGCCTCTGCATTCATGAAAACTCTCAATGGGTTTATGCTGTCTTTTGGAGGATCTTGCCTAGAAACTATCCACCACCCAA GTGGGATGGCCAAGGAGGAGTATATGATAGGTCAAGAGGAAACAGAAGAAACTG GATATTGGTTTGGGAAGATggtttctgcaattttgcaGCCTCAACAACTGAGATCAACACTGGAGAATGTCCAAGCTCTTCAGTCTATGGGAATTGTGAATATCAACACTATCAAGGACTTCAACCAGAACTCTTCTTCAAGATGTCCCATGAAATCTACAACTATGGTGAAGG TTTAATTGGAAAAGTAGCTGCTGATCACAGCCACAAGTGGATCTATAAAGAGCCAAATGACCAAGAAATCAACTTCTTGTCGGCATGGCACAACTCAGCTGACTCA CATCCTAGGACTTGGGAAGCTCAATTTCAGTCTGGTATTAAG ACTATAGCTTTGATTGCTGTTAGAGAAGGTGTCATCCAATTAGGAGCCGTCCACAAG GTTGTCGAGGATCTGAGCTATGTCGTATTACTGAGAAAGAAGTTCGGTTACATCGAAAGCATTCCCGGAGTTCTTCTGCCTCATCCATCATCAGCAGCATATCCTTTCAAGATTGATGGTTATGGAGCAACAGAAGGATGGCACTTCCAGGGAAACCTTGCACCACACGCCGAATACTACGACCATCTTCATCAGCCCATGAAAATAACTCCATCAATGAGCAGTCTTGAAGCCCTTCTCTCCAAACTACCATCTGTGGTGGTACCGGCTTCATCCCCTCCAATGCCAGCTTATAACGGTGAAGCCCCACCCCAGTATTTAATGATGAATAAACCAATGGAGTTGATGGGGACGGAGAAAGTTGCCAAGGAAGAATTTGAGGAGGATAAGCAAGAGAAGGATGCTGGTGAGAGTAGTAGCTCAATGTCGTCGTATCATCATCATTTTGGCTATCATCAGGACCTGAATGTTACTGAGGCTATGCATAACCATGGATACCAATGA
- the LOC113717999 gene encoding threonine--tRNA ligase, mitochondrial 1-like, whose protein sequence is MLLTSQLCWRFALLLRRLPPPPSALHFRTLLLRNCSSLHSPPLPMGTASNDSGLSVPKDEAYLATVINKRIDLFKSIQDRENLQRLSLSPDPIRIVLPDGSVKEGKKWNTTPFDVAKEISKSLASNALIAKVDGALWDMRRPLEGDCELKLFTFDTDEGRDTFWHSSAHILGQSLEQTYGCRLCIGPCTTRGEGFYYDAFYGDLGLNEDHFKRIDDGAKKAVSEKQPFERIEVTRDEALQMFSDNQFKVEIINDLPEDKTITVYRCGPLVDLCRGPHIPNTSFVKAFSCLKASSAYWRGNKDRESLQRVYGISFLDQKRLKQYKDDLEEAKKYDHRELAKKQELFFFHPLSPGSCFFLPRGARVCNKLLEFIRNEYWKRGYEEVWSPNMYNMQLWETSGHAANYRDNMFLFEIEKQQFGLKPMNCPGHCLIFDHRVRSYRELPLRLADFGVLHRNEASGALTGLTRVRRFQQDDAHIFCRESQIKDEVKGVLDFISHAYNIFGFTFDLKLSTRPEKYLGDLETWEKAEAALKEALNEFGKPWQINEGDGAFYGPKIDISVNDAMRRQFQCATLQLDFQHPSRFNLSYTAEDENKRERPVMIHRAILGSVERMFAILLEHYKGKWPFWLSPRQAIVCPVSEKSQPYALKLRDQIHDAGHYVDVDATDRTIQKKVREAQVAQYNYILVVGEEEAKTGQVSVRVRDKASHSVKSVEELLSDFKNEVAAFR, encoded by the exons ATGCTATTGACTTCCCAGCTCTGCTGGCGCTTCGCATTACTTCTACGCCGTCTTCCTCCTCCGCCGTCCGCTCTGCATTTTAGAACCCTTCTACTCCGCAACTGCTCTTCATTGCACTCGCCGCCCCTGCCAATGGGCACAGCTTCGAATGATTCCGGCCTCTCCGTCCCCAAAGACGAAGCGTATCTCGCAACAGTTATCAACAAACGCATCGACCTCTTCAAATCCATCCAAGACCGGGAAAACCTCCAGCGCCTCTCCCTGTCCCCTGACCCCATCAG GATTGTGTTACCTGATGGGTCAGTGAAGGAGGGGAAGAAGTGGAATACTACCCCGTTTGATGTGGCGAAGGAAATTTCCAAGAGCTTGGCATCTAATGCGTTGATTGCTAAGGTGGATGGGGCTCTATGGGATATGCGTAGGCCATTAGAGGGGGACTGTGAGCTGAAGCTGTTTACATTTGATACCGATGAGGGGCGAGATACCTTTTGGCATTCAAGCGCCCACATTCTTGGCCAG TCACTAGAGCAGACATATGGATGCAGATTGTGCATTGGGCCATGTACCACAAGAGGGGAG GGTTTCTATTACGATGCTTTTTATGGTGACTTGGGATTGAATGAGGATCATTTTAAAAGGATTGACGATGGGGCTAAGAAGGCTGTATCG GAAAAACAACCATTTGAGCGCATTGAGGTTACAAGAGATGAAGCTCTGCAGATGTTTTCCGATAACCAATTCAAG GTTGAAATCATTAATGATTTACCTGAAGATAAAACTATCACCGTATACCGATGTGGTCCCTTGGTTGATTTGTGTCGTGGGCCACATATACCAAATACATCCTTCGTTAAAGCTTTCTCTTGTTTAAAG GCTTCCTCAGCCTATTGGAGGGGGAACAAAGACCGTGAAAGCTTGCAAAGAGTTTATGGAATATCATTTCTGGACCAGAAGCGTCTGAAG CAATACAAGGATGACCTGGAAGAAGCAAAGAAGTATGACCATAGAGAATTGGCTAAAAAACAagaacttttctttttccaccCACTTAG TCCCGGAAGTTGTTTCTTTCTTCCACGTGGTGCTCGAGTTTGCAACAAACTCTTAGAATTTATACGAAATGAATACTGGAAGAGAGGTTATGAAGAG gtttggagtccaaatatGTATAACATGCAGTTATGGGAAACTTCTGGTCATGCTGCAAATTATAGGGACAACATGTTCTTATTTGAG ATTGAGAAACAACAGTTTGGGCTCAAACCAATGAATTGTCCAGGGCACTGTTTGATATTTGATCACAGAGTTCGTTCATACAGGG AACTACCTCTTCGCCTGGCTGATTTTGGAGTCCTGCATCGGAATGAGGCCAGTGGTGCACTTACTGGTTTAACTCGTGTTAGGAGATTTCAGCAG GATGATGCACACATTTTCTGCCGTGAATCCCAG ATAAAAGATGAAGTCAAGGGTGTGTTGGATTTTATCAGTCATGCCTACAATATATTTGGGTTCACCTTTGACTTGAAATTATCTACG AGGCCTGAAAAATATCTTGGTGACTTGGAAACATGGGAAAAGGCTGAAGCTGCTCTTAAAGAAGCATTGAATGAGTTTGGGAAGCCCTGGCAG ATAAATGAAGGTGATGGGGCATTTTATGGGCCGAAGATTGATATTAGTGTCAATGATGCAATGAGGAGGCAATTCCAGTGTGCAACATTGCAG CTGGATTTTCAACATCCTTCTCGTTTCAACTTATCTTACACGGCAGAAGATGAGAATAAGAGGGAGAGACCTGTTATGATACATAGAGCTATTCTTGGTTCTGTGGAGCGTATGTTTGCTATACTTTTGGAGCATTATAAGGGGAAATGGCCATTCTGGCTTAGTCCACGTCAGGCAATTGTTTGCCCTGTCTCTGAAAAGTCACAACCCTACGCTCTGAAG ctAAGGGATCAAATTCATGATGCTGGTCATTATGTTGATGTTGATGCAACAGACAGAACAATCCAGAAAAAG GTACGAGAAGCTCAAGTAGCACAATACAACTACATCTTGGTGGTCGGAGAGGAGGAAGCCAAAACTGGACAG GTTAGCGTGCGAGTGAGAGACAAAGCCAGCCATTCTGTCAAGAGTGTTGAGGAACTCCTATCAGACTTCAAAAATGAAGTTGCAGCTTTTCGTTAG